The segment GCCATGGTTGGATACCCAGATACCGTCTGCGCCAGCCGCGATGGCAACTTCTGCATCTTCTGATGATTGGATACCTTTAACAAATACAGGTAAACTAGTCAATTCTTTGATTTTTTGGATATCTTCAGGAACGATCGCTTGTTTAGCGGCCGCATAGATTTCAGCGATTCCTTTGCCTTCGCCGTCGCCGCTTTCAGTTTGTGCACTGTAAGCCGCTAAGTTCGGCATTGGTAATGGGAATTGGAATTTATTGATGATGTCTTCTTCACGATAACCGCCTAATGTTGAATCAACCGTCAAGATGATCGCTTTTGCGCCGGCTTTAACGGCTTTTTCTAAAATAAATTCATTGAATTTATCGTCTTTGCTCATATATAGTTGGAAAAATTGAGGTGCATCTGGTGCCGCAGCAGCCGCATCTTCAATCGTTGTATTGGCATAGGTACTGATTGAAAAGATCGATCCCACTTCAGCTACTCCTTTCGCTGTATCAACTTCACCATTTTCGTGAGCCAATCCTTGCGCTGCGGATGGTGCTTGGATGATTGGTGTTTTCAACTCGATATCCCAAAGTTTCGTGCTTAGGTCAGCTGAATCGATTCCACGCAACACACGAGGTACAATTTGTTTTTTATTAAAGGAATGCGTATTTTCCGTCATGGTCCATTCGTCTTCTGCTCCACCGCGGATGTATCCAAAAGCGCCGGCTTCCATACGTTCTTTGACTGCTTTTTCTAGTGATGCGATATTTACGATTTCAATAGGATGTTCTTCTTTACTTGCTTGGTATGACATAATAATTTCCTTCTTTCAAATTCATCTATACTCTTATTATATACACTTACAAAAAGTAAGCAAATATTTTTACTCGGAAACATCCCATAAAAATTTTTTCACCCATTTATCGACTGTTTCATTCTCATGAAGCTGGCTGTGATGAGCATTTTCGCCGGTGACAATCTGAGTCTGGACAGGATTGCCGTTGTTCATCAACAACCGCGCGACAGATAACGCGCTGGTCAACGGAACGGTACCGTCTC is part of the Enterococcus mediterraneensis genome and harbors:
- a CDS encoding lactate oxidase, whose protein sequence is MSYQASKEEHPIEIVNIASLEKAVKERMEAGAFGYIRGGAEDEWTMTENTHSFNKKQIVPRVLRGIDSADLSTKLWDIELKTPIIQAPSAAQGLAHENGEVDTAKGVAEVGSIFSISTYANTTIEDAAAAAPDAPQFFQLYMSKDDKFNEFILEKAVKAGAKAIILTVDSTLGGYREEDIINKFQFPLPMPNLAAYSAQTESGDGEGKGIAEIYAAAKQAIVPEDIQKIKELTSLPVFVKGIQSSEDAEVAIAAGADGIWVSNHGGRQLDGAPASFDLLPSIAEVVNKRVPIVFDSGIRRGEHVFKALASGADLVAIGRPVIYGLNLGGAEGVKSVFDHLNKELSITMQLAGTKTIEEVKNTKLVSF